A region of Necator americanus strain Aroian chromosome I, whole genome shotgun sequence DNA encodes the following proteins:
- a CDS encoding hypothetical protein (NECATOR_CHRI.G1270.T1), whose protein sequence is MRARIFPPVSSSLARSVSSYVQVNIYGTNLKKLRAQGVDIKHILQFVGCRCIIMDVPVFSNEFKKSGGCGGKLLNKAIGTSALGDQSSCPDEMDPYSESTSATVTARTAHVIPSEKPCGNELLEEILAEEFMDCQSGFNTTVISEEHIGPLTSTPLAFKDVNFRTSVIIDDSYLCPGNDLEEAISKNTRNSIGIAEFCQEESVNARNETSEYHINEAGLTESSFVAFRSAVMEGMRADDDSKCLFADIATKYGDPEKLPKPNMCPPQNDSHLEIYQSDKQFSALPEGVGETDAAFEPQKKVAVHKNPFRAKKAKLSIPQMKLTRKLSSCEEVLESSSETEEDTMRDEHSSCTAKQIDLGRPHCERIKETASELLRNCIQRPTAKPESPKSSRSIQKRQHAGISKNQQNFIGDVADEQSNQVANQERTIRRKSTSRAKYKGDEIVFRCHIPLCEKELLWRRRYGKNRLVDHVRTHWGKAVKQCKLCDFKASNFRKVHNHHSMVHSDQPYSGALSNETKEDLDELLELWKRCFPDLNWPLQDVQKCGKQRIDLRSRREQVS, encoded by the exons ATGAGAGCGCGAATATTTCCTCCCGTGAGCTCGTCCTTAGCGCGAAGCGTTTCCTCATACGTTCAGGTCAACATCTATGGAACAAATCTGAAGAAACTTCGAGCTCAAGGAGTGGATATTAAACACATCCTT CAATTTGTCGGTTGTCGGTGCATCATCATGGATGTTCCTGTTTTTTCCAACGAGTTCAAAAAATCAGGAGGATGCGGTGGGAAACTGCTGAACAAAGCAATCGGAACCTCTGCACTAGGCGATCAATCTTCGTGTCCAGATGAG ATGGATCCCTACTCAGAGAGCACTTCAGCTACTGTAACCGCACGAACTGCTCATGTGATTCCCTCAGAAAAACCTTGCGGTAATGAACTGCTTGAGGAGATACTTGCTGAG GAGTTCATGGACTGCCAATCTGGGTTCAACACCACTGTGATTTCCGAGGAACACATTG GTCCTCTCACTTCTACTCCTTTAGCTTTTAAAGATGTTAATTTCAGGACTAGCGTTATAATT GACGATAGTTATCTATGCCCAGGAAATGATCTGGAAGAAGCGATATCCAAAAACACGAGAAACTCGATCGGAATAGCCGAGTTCTGTCAGGAAGAATCTGTTAATGCAAGGAATGAAACATCTGAATATCACATTAATGAGGCTGGGTTGACAGAGTCGTCATTCGTGGCTTTTCGGTCTGCAGTTATGGAGGGGATGAGGGCTGATGATGACAGCAAGTGTCTATTTGCTGATATTGCTACGAAGTACGGTGACCCAGAAAAGCTGCCGAAGCCAAACATGTGTCCACCGCAGAACGACAGTCACTTAGAAATTTACCAGTCCGATAAGCAGTTCAGCGCTCTCCCAGAAGGAGTGGGTGAGACAGATGCTGCGTTTGAACCACAGAAAAAAGTAGCCGTTCACAAAAATCCTTTTCGAGCAAAGAAGGCCAAATTATCCATTCCTCAGATGAAGTTGACCCGAAAACTCAGCTCTTGCGAAGAAGTACTTGAATCTTCTTCTGAGACAGAAGAAGATACTATGAGGGATGAGCATTCAAGTTGTACAGCAAAGCAAATTGATCTAGGGCGACCACATTGTGAACGCATCAAAGAGACGGCAAGTGAGCTACTGCGAAATTGCATTCAACGTCCAACGGCTAAGCCAGAGTCACCAAAATCTAGTCGCAGCATTCAGAAGCGTCAACATGCGggaatttctaaaaatcagCAGAATTTCATAGGTGATGTTGCGGACGAGCAAAGCAACCAG GTTGCTAATCAAGAGCGCACTATAAGACGTAAATCAACATCGAGGGCAAAATATAAAGGAGACGAAATAGTATTCCGATGTCATATCCCG CTGTGTGAAAAAGAGTTGCTGTGGCGTCGACGCTACGGCAAAAATCGTCTGGTAGACCATGTTCGCACACACTGGGGAAAAGCAGTGAAACAGTGCAAATTGTGTGACTTTAAGGCTTCGAATTTCAGGAAG GTTCATAATCATCACAGTATGGTGCACTCAGATCAGCCGTATTCAGGAGCATTATCTAATGA GACAAAGGAGGATTTGGACGAATTGCTCGAGTTATGGAAACGATGCTTCCCAG ATCTCAATTGGCCGCTGCAAGATGTTCAAAAGTGCGGAAAGCAGCGAATAGATCTAAG AAGTCGCCGAGAACAAGTGTCTTAG
- a CDS encoding hypothetical protein (NECATOR_CHRI.G1272.T1): MRGRTIAPLDNWEDYYVQINIYNTNLRKLREEGVDIEDMLNHIGYRSVVMNVPIMPNFSKDPVINTNCAESFVAPEEQPYCCSSVKENAGAILRSEPKSLAADDASLPGDKNCDVQSIDWTIDKTLFTDCLADTDIESILSPPQEKQSVELSVLCSREIHQRSSVEESLRVGLFEHIRQPPEHIDDRNGCNAFDDEQSLIGSDPQRNTSLEPLEPIHIISAARSLQQNKNVSSPSKDIRRPEPTILRRQDADICDNMLNRDECNSKEDNAGAVATPPSSRGCKRRRPAKSKDLSPAEDELKEDGLHQCSSGKTPTPKQTCKDRFFECQIAGCGSRLVLRKGYSKNRLIDHVRIHWGKLVKRCKLCDYTATHVRKIYCHHKYSHKGTAFEGAISMETMDDLKELLDLWKYCFPAWWNCAMVQCHGSQNGPFYRDSAWF, from the exons ATGCGAGGAAGAACAATTGCACCTCTAGACAACTGGGAAGATTATTATGTGCAAATCAACATCTACAACACCAATTTGAGGAAACTTCGCGAAGAAGGAGTTGACATTGAGGATATGCTT AATCATATTGGATACCGATCAGTAGTTATGAATGTTCCTATTATGCCAAACTTTTCGAAGGATCCAGTGATTAACACAAATTGTGCGGAATCATTCGTTGCTCCTGAAGAACAGCCGTATTGTTGTAGTTCAGTTAAG GAAAATGCTGGCGCAATTTTACGCTCTGAGCCAAAGAGCTTGGCTGCAGACGATGCTTCTTTGCCTGGCGACAAGAACTGTGACG TGCAATCGATTGATTGGACCATAGACAAAACATTGTTCACTGACTGTCTCGCTGACACAGACATTGAATCGATTCTTTCGCCGCCTCAAGAAAAACAGTCCGTAGAATTATCAGTGCTATGTTCTAGAGAAATTCATCAAAGGTCGTCAGTCGAGGAGTCTCTGAGAGTTGGTCTTTTTGAGCATATACGACAACCTCCTGAACATATTGATGATAGAAACGGATGTAATGCCTTTGATGACGAACAAAGCTTAATCGGATCTGACCCTCAACGCAACACCTCACTAGAACCTCTCGAACCGATACACATCATTTCTGCAGCACGTTCCTTGCAACAAAACAAGAATGTTTCCTCTCCTTCCAAAGATATTCGCCGCCCTGAACCAACAATTCTAAGACGACAGGATGCTGACATATGTGATAACATGCTCAACAGAGACGAATGTAATTCAAAGGAAGACAATGCTGGTGCAGTCGCGACTCCACCATCGAGCCGTGGATGTAAACGTCGAAGGCCGGCCAAATCTAAAGATTTATCCCCTGCTGAGGACGAGTTAAAAGAAGATGGATTG cATCAGTGTTCTTCTGGCAAAACTCCAACACCGAAACAAACGTGTAAAGATCGATTTTTTGAGTGCCAAATTGCG GGGTGCGGAAGCAGGCTAGTGTTGCGAAAAGGCTATAGTAAAAATCGATTAATTGATCATGTGAGAATTCATTGGGGAAAGTTAGTGAAGAGATGTAAACTGTGTGACTATACAGCAACGCATGTTAGAAAG atATATTGTCACCACAAGTATTCCCATAAAGGAACTGCTTTCGAAGGAGCTATATCGATgga GACGATGGACGATCTGAAAGAGCTTCTCGATTTATGGAAATATTGCTTTCCTG CATGGTGGAACTGCGCAATGGTGCAATGCCACGGAAGTCAAAACGGACCGTTCTATCGAGATTCCGCATGGTTCTGA
- a CDS encoding hypothetical protein (NECATOR_CHRI.G1271.T1) gives MRGRTLPLLNNTIRQSSSYVQVNIYDISIKGLRKKGIDIEQFLQHAGCRSVVMDVPFLVGNSWKCTKLTTERRTKSLDCCVSQSSPTFKTTGAKKNLASIDAPCSSSDIHAFEQVAAIEGFSQDHGSQVSSAVDILKSEDCSLLPECDSLDIEAICSEEQFSEYFRHVECTDIKEGCTANKPEVFYDCPEEFDEDDFIARDLDFSRMPISQSESSNEPVGSTSSLSRAGITSSYPSVGCSKTSDEPLNPEHIIPMSEVRNESESLKQVKRFDTSVQTSADMYTTVSATNGIREISNANYSDYVEFDTNDTNAETVEKQPTHSQKFNSASLRPLSTVLAQSLQCVMHEYSTTSDNSMQRDSCEISKSVNAQFSETEESDNDTAIESNLCEDVFVNSSFAHRSGRCGTDMKELKPFPHNAHIRTSSGADNNSNAERSPTHSRRKRARKSSAYSQESIDDECNKVQKTVSKMDENRNQKSTVSQLFHCQMPNCGRTLCYRKHYGKQRLVNHVRTHWKKRMKLCRLCGFKDITVNKIYHHHLKMHKNQKYPGATSTESKEDLNELLQLWNQCFPELPPIGIVKGVSSTRSTLNVEFY, from the exons ATGCGGGGAAGGACTCTTCCATTGCTGAATAATACCATAAGGCAAAGCTCATCGTATGTGCAAGTGAACATCTACGACATAAGCATCAAAGGCCTTCGCAAAAAAGGGATTGACATTGAACAGTTTTTG CAACACGCGGGATGTCGGTCTGTAGTCATGGATGTTCCTTTCTTGGTTGGCAATTCATGGAAATGCACTAAATTAACAACTGAACGGCGGACAAAGTCGCTCGATTGTTGTGTCTCACAATCTAGTCCA ACCTTTAAGACCACTGGTGCCAAGAAAAATCTTGCTAGCATAGACGCACCATGCAGTAGTAGCGATATCCACGCGTTCGAGCAAGTTGCAGCTATAGAAGGTTTCTCCCAG GATCATGGTTCACAGGTGTCTAGTGCAGTAGACATCCTCAAATCTGAAGATTGTTCATTGCTGCCTGAATGTGATTCACTAGACATCGAAGCTATCTGTTCAGAAGAGCAATTTTCCGAATATTTTCGACATGTTGAGTGCACGGACATCAAGGAGGGTT GTACCGCAAATAAGCCGGAAGTTTTTTACGACTGCCCCGAAGAATTCGATGAAGATGATTTCATCGCACGTGATCTAGACTTTTCGAGAATGCCTATATCACAATCCGAATCTTCAAATGAACCTGTTGGGAGCACATCATCACTAAGCAGAGCAGGAATAACCTCTTCGTACCCATCAGTAGGTTGTTCAAAAACATCTGACGAGCCTCTGAATCCAGAGCATATCATTCCAATGTCAGAAGTTAGAAATGAATCGGAATCTTTGAAACAGGTCAAAAGATTTGACACCTCTGTTCAGACATCTGCAGATATGTATACTACAGTGTCAGCTACAAATGGGATTCGAGAAATCTCGAACGCGAACTACAGTGATTATGTAGAATTTGATACAAATGATACAAATGCAGAGACTGTTGAGAAACAGCCTACTCATTCGCAGAAGTTCAACAGTGCATCACTTAGGCCTTTATCCACTGTACTTGCACAAAGCTTGCAGTGTGTCATGCATGAGTATTCAACAACTTCTGATAACTCGATGCAAAGAGATTCCTGTGAGATTTCTAAAAGCGTCAATGCACAATTTTCTGAAACTGAAGAGTCGGATAATGATACTGCGATAGAATCAAACTTGTGTGAAGATGTCTTTGTCAATTCGTCATTTGCTCACCGAAGTGGTAGGTGCGGAACAGATATGAAAGAACTAAAGCCATTCCCTCACAACGCTCACATTCGAACCAGTTCTGGTGCAGATAACAATTCTAATGCAGAAAGATCTCCGACGCATTCAAGAAGGAAACGTGCTCGTAAATCATCCGCTTATTCTCAAGAGTCAATAGATGATGAGTGTAACAAAGTGCAGAAG acCGTTAGTAAAATGGACGAAAACAGGAATCAGAAATCAACCGTCAGCCAACTGTTCCACTGCCAAATGCCG AACTGCGGGAGAACTTTGTGCTATCGGAAGCATTACGGAAAGCAACGCCTGGTGAATCATGTTCGCACTCACTGGAAAAAACGTATGAAATTATGTCGATTGTGTGGTTTTAAAGATATTACCGTAAATAAG ATTTATCATCACCACCtgaaaatgcataaaaatcagaaatatccAGGAGCGACTTCAACCGA ATCAAAAGAAGACTTGAACGAACTTCTCCAGCTTTGGAACCAATGCTTTCCTG AGCTCCCGCCTATCGGCATCGTAAAAGGAGTCTCCAGTACCCGATCTACTCTAAATGTTGAGTTTTATTAA
- a CDS encoding hypothetical protein (NECATOR_CHRI.G1270.T2), which produces MRARIFPPVSSSLARSVSSYVQVNIYGTNLKKLRAQGVDIKHILQFVGCRCIIMDVPVFSNEFKKSGGCGGKLLNKAIGTSALGDQSSCPDEMDPYSESTSATVTARTAHVIPSEKPCGNELLEEILAEEFMDCQSGFNTTVISEEHIGPLTSTPLAFKDVNFRTSVIIDDSYLCPGNDLEEAISKNTRNSIGIAEFCQEESVNARNETSEYHINEAGLTESSFVAFRSAVMEGMRADDDSKCLFADIATKYGDPEKLPKPNMCPPQNDSHLEIYQSDKQFSALPEGVGETDAAFEPQKKVAVHKNPFRAKKAKLSIPQMKLTRKLSSCEEVLESSSETEEDTMRDEHSSCTAKQIDLGRPHCERIKETASELLRNCIQRPTAKPESPKSSRSIQKRQHAGISKNQQNFIGDVADEQSNQVANQERTIRRKSTSRAKYKGDEIVFRCHIPLCEKELLWRRRYGKNRLVDHVRTHWGKAVKQCKLCDFKASNFRKVHNHHSMVHSDQPYSGALSNETKEDLDELLELWKRCFPGEHDYQDLNWPLQDVQKCGKQRIDLRSRREQVS; this is translated from the exons ATGAGAGCGCGAATATTTCCTCCCGTGAGCTCGTCCTTAGCGCGAAGCGTTTCCTCATACGTTCAGGTCAACATCTATGGAACAAATCTGAAGAAACTTCGAGCTCAAGGAGTGGATATTAAACACATCCTT CAATTTGTCGGTTGTCGGTGCATCATCATGGATGTTCCTGTTTTTTCCAACGAGTTCAAAAAATCAGGAGGATGCGGTGGGAAACTGCTGAACAAAGCAATCGGAACCTCTGCACTAGGCGATCAATCTTCGTGTCCAGATGAG ATGGATCCCTACTCAGAGAGCACTTCAGCTACTGTAACCGCACGAACTGCTCATGTGATTCCCTCAGAAAAACCTTGCGGTAATGAACTGCTTGAGGAGATACTTGCTGAG GAGTTCATGGACTGCCAATCTGGGTTCAACACCACTGTGATTTCCGAGGAACACATTG GTCCTCTCACTTCTACTCCTTTAGCTTTTAAAGATGTTAATTTCAGGACTAGCGTTATAATT GACGATAGTTATCTATGCCCAGGAAATGATCTGGAAGAAGCGATATCCAAAAACACGAGAAACTCGATCGGAATAGCCGAGTTCTGTCAGGAAGAATCTGTTAATGCAAGGAATGAAACATCTGAATATCACATTAATGAGGCTGGGTTGACAGAGTCGTCATTCGTGGCTTTTCGGTCTGCAGTTATGGAGGGGATGAGGGCTGATGATGACAGCAAGTGTCTATTTGCTGATATTGCTACGAAGTACGGTGACCCAGAAAAGCTGCCGAAGCCAAACATGTGTCCACCGCAGAACGACAGTCACTTAGAAATTTACCAGTCCGATAAGCAGTTCAGCGCTCTCCCAGAAGGAGTGGGTGAGACAGATGCTGCGTTTGAACCACAGAAAAAAGTAGCCGTTCACAAAAATCCTTTTCGAGCAAAGAAGGCCAAATTATCCATTCCTCAGATGAAGTTGACCCGAAAACTCAGCTCTTGCGAAGAAGTACTTGAATCTTCTTCTGAGACAGAAGAAGATACTATGAGGGATGAGCATTCAAGTTGTACAGCAAAGCAAATTGATCTAGGGCGACCACATTGTGAACGCATCAAAGAGACGGCAAGTGAGCTACTGCGAAATTGCATTCAACGTCCAACGGCTAAGCCAGAGTCACCAAAATCTAGTCGCAGCATTCAGAAGCGTCAACATGCGggaatttctaaaaatcagCAGAATTTCATAGGTGATGTTGCGGACGAGCAAAGCAACCAG GTTGCTAATCAAGAGCGCACTATAAGACGTAAATCAACATCGAGGGCAAAATATAAAGGAGACGAAATAGTATTCCGATGTCATATCCCG CTGTGTGAAAAAGAGTTGCTGTGGCGTCGACGCTACGGCAAAAATCGTCTGGTAGACCATGTTCGCACACACTGGGGAAAAGCAGTGAAACAGTGCAAATTGTGTGACTTTAAGGCTTCGAATTTCAGGAAG GTTCATAATCATCACAGTATGGTGCACTCAGATCAGCCGTATTCAGGAGCATTATCTAATGA GACAAAGGAGGATTTGGACGAATTGCTCGAGTTATGGAAACGATGCTTCCCAG GTGAACATGATTATCAAG ATCTCAATTGGCCGCTGCAAGATGTTCAAAAGTGCGGAAAGCAGCGAATAGATCTAAG AAGTCGCCGAGAACAAGTGTCTTAG
- a CDS encoding hypothetical protein (NECATOR_CHRI.G1271.T2), protein MRGRTLPLLNNTIRQSSSYVQVNIYDISIKGLRKKGIDIEQFLQHAGCRSVVMDVPFLVGNSWKCTKLTTERRTKSLDCCVSQSSPTFKTTGAKKNLASIDAPCSSSDIHAFEQVAAIEGFSQDHGSQVSSAVDILKSEDCSLLPECDSLDIEAICSEEQFSEYFRHVECTDIKEGCTANKPEVFYDCPEEFDEDDFIARDLDFSRMPISQSESSNEPVGSTSSLSRAGITSSYPSTSADMYTTVSATNGIREISNANYSDYVEFDTNDTNAETVEKQPTHSQKFNSASLRPLSTVLAQSLQCVMHEYSTTSDNSMQRDSCEISKSVNAQFSETEESDNDTAIESNLCEDVFVNSSFAHRSGRCGTDMKELKPFPHNAHIRTSSGADNNSNAERSPTHSRRKRARKSSAYSQESIDDECNKVQKTVSKMDENRNQKSTVSQLFHCQMPNCGRTLCYRKHYGKQRLVNHVRTHWKKRMKLCRLCGFKDITVNKIYHHHLKMHKNQKYPGATSTESKEDLNELLQLWNQCFPELPPIGIVKGVSSTRSTLNVEFY, encoded by the exons ATGCGGGGAAGGACTCTTCCATTGCTGAATAATACCATAAGGCAAAGCTCATCGTATGTGCAAGTGAACATCTACGACATAAGCATCAAAGGCCTTCGCAAAAAAGGGATTGACATTGAACAGTTTTTG CAACACGCGGGATGTCGGTCTGTAGTCATGGATGTTCCTTTCTTGGTTGGCAATTCATGGAAATGCACTAAATTAACAACTGAACGGCGGACAAAGTCGCTCGATTGTTGTGTCTCACAATCTAGTCCA ACCTTTAAGACCACTGGTGCCAAGAAAAATCTTGCTAGCATAGACGCACCATGCAGTAGTAGCGATATCCACGCGTTCGAGCAAGTTGCAGCTATAGAAGGTTTCTCCCAG GATCATGGTTCACAGGTGTCTAGTGCAGTAGACATCCTCAAATCTGAAGATTGTTCATTGCTGCCTGAATGTGATTCACTAGACATCGAAGCTATCTGTTCAGAAGAGCAATTTTCCGAATATTTTCGACATGTTGAGTGCACGGACATCAAGGAGGGTT GTACCGCAAATAAGCCGGAAGTTTTTTACGACTGCCCCGAAGAATTCGATGAAGATGATTTCATCGCACGTGATCTAGACTTTTCGAGAATGCCTATATCACAATCCGAATCTTCAAATGAACCTGTTGGGAGCACATCATCACTAAGCAGAGCAGGAATAACCTCTTCGTACCCATCA ACATCTGCAGATATGTATACTACAGTGTCAGCTACAAATGGGATTCGAGAAATCTCGAACGCGAACTACAGTGATTATGTAGAATTTGATACAAATGATACAAATGCAGAGACTGTTGAGAAACAGCCTACTCATTCGCAGAAGTTCAACAGTGCATCACTTAGGCCTTTATCCACTGTACTTGCACAAAGCTTGCAGTGTGTCATGCATGAGTATTCAACAACTTCTGATAACTCGATGCAAAGAGATTCCTGTGAGATTTCTAAAAGCGTCAATGCACAATTTTCTGAAACTGAAGAGTCGGATAATGATACTGCGATAGAATCAAACTTGTGTGAAGATGTCTTTGTCAATTCGTCATTTGCTCACCGAAGTGGTAGGTGCGGAACAGATATGAAAGAACTAAAGCCATTCCCTCACAACGCTCACATTCGAACCAGTTCTGGTGCAGATAACAATTCTAATGCAGAAAGATCTCCGACGCATTCAAGAAGGAAACGTGCTCGTAAATCATCCGCTTATTCTCAAGAGTCAATAGATGATGAGTGTAACAAAGTGCAGAAG acCGTTAGTAAAATGGACGAAAACAGGAATCAGAAATCAACCGTCAGCCAACTGTTCCACTGCCAAATGCCG AACTGCGGGAGAACTTTGTGCTATCGGAAGCATTACGGAAAGCAACGCCTGGTGAATCATGTTCGCACTCACTGGAAAAAACGTATGAAATTATGTCGATTGTGTGGTTTTAAAGATATTACCGTAAATAAG ATTTATCATCACCACCtgaaaatgcataaaaatcagaaatatccAGGAGCGACTTCAACCGA ATCAAAAGAAGACTTGAACGAACTTCTCCAGCTTTGGAACCAATGCTTTCCTG AGCTCCCGCCTATCGGCATCGTAAAAGGAGTCTCCAGTACCCGATCTACTCTAAATGTTGAGTTTTATTAA
- a CDS encoding hypothetical protein (NECATOR_CHRI.G1272.T2) — protein MRGRTIAPLDNWEDYYVQINIYNTNLRKLREEGVDIEDMLNHIGYRSVVMNVPIMPNFSKDPVINTNCAESFVAPEEQPYCCSSVKENAGAILRSEPKSLAADDASLPGDKNCDVQSIDWTIDKTLFTDCLADTDIESILSPPQEKQSVELSVLCSREIHQRSSVEESLRVGLFEHIRQPPEHIDDRNGCNAFDDEQSLIGSDPQRNTSLEPLEPIHIISAARSLQQNKNVSSPSKDIRRPEPTILRRQDADICDNMLNRDECNSKEDNAGAVATPPSSRGCKRRRPAKSKDLSPAEDELKEDGLHQCSSGKTPTPKQTCKDRFFECQIAGCGSRLVLRKGYSKNRLIDHVRIHWGKLVKRCKLCDYTATHVRKIYCHHKYSHKGTAFEGAISMETMDDLKELLDLWKYCFPGWFEWVHGGTAQWCNATEVKTDRSIEIPHGSE, from the exons ATGCGAGGAAGAACAATTGCACCTCTAGACAACTGGGAAGATTATTATGTGCAAATCAACATCTACAACACCAATTTGAGGAAACTTCGCGAAGAAGGAGTTGACATTGAGGATATGCTT AATCATATTGGATACCGATCAGTAGTTATGAATGTTCCTATTATGCCAAACTTTTCGAAGGATCCAGTGATTAACACAAATTGTGCGGAATCATTCGTTGCTCCTGAAGAACAGCCGTATTGTTGTAGTTCAGTTAAG GAAAATGCTGGCGCAATTTTACGCTCTGAGCCAAAGAGCTTGGCTGCAGACGATGCTTCTTTGCCTGGCGACAAGAACTGTGACG TGCAATCGATTGATTGGACCATAGACAAAACATTGTTCACTGACTGTCTCGCTGACACAGACATTGAATCGATTCTTTCGCCGCCTCAAGAAAAACAGTCCGTAGAATTATCAGTGCTATGTTCTAGAGAAATTCATCAAAGGTCGTCAGTCGAGGAGTCTCTGAGAGTTGGTCTTTTTGAGCATATACGACAACCTCCTGAACATATTGATGATAGAAACGGATGTAATGCCTTTGATGACGAACAAAGCTTAATCGGATCTGACCCTCAACGCAACACCTCACTAGAACCTCTCGAACCGATACACATCATTTCTGCAGCACGTTCCTTGCAACAAAACAAGAATGTTTCCTCTCCTTCCAAAGATATTCGCCGCCCTGAACCAACAATTCTAAGACGACAGGATGCTGACATATGTGATAACATGCTCAACAGAGACGAATGTAATTCAAAGGAAGACAATGCTGGTGCAGTCGCGACTCCACCATCGAGCCGTGGATGTAAACGTCGAAGGCCGGCCAAATCTAAAGATTTATCCCCTGCTGAGGACGAGTTAAAAGAAGATGGATTG cATCAGTGTTCTTCTGGCAAAACTCCAACACCGAAACAAACGTGTAAAGATCGATTTTTTGAGTGCCAAATTGCG GGGTGCGGAAGCAGGCTAGTGTTGCGAAAAGGCTATAGTAAAAATCGATTAATTGATCATGTGAGAATTCATTGGGGAAAGTTAGTGAAGAGATGTAAACTGTGTGACTATACAGCAACGCATGTTAGAAAG atATATTGTCACCACAAGTATTCCCATAAAGGAACTGCTTTCGAAGGAGCTATATCGATgga GACGATGGACGATCTGAAAGAGCTTCTCGATTTATGGAAATATTGCTTTCCTGGTTGGTTTGAGTGGGTA CATGGTGGAACTGCGCAATGGTGCAATGCCACGGAAGTCAAAACGGACCGTTCTATCGAGATTCCGCATGGTTCTGAATGA